From Camelina sativa cultivar DH55 chromosome 5, Cs, whole genome shotgun sequence:
AAGGGCCCTCCAATATATGTGGTTGAGTGGTGCTGCGATGATTAACACTCATCTTAAAAATGACTTTAAAAAGgctttcatataaaataaaaagcttcaTGATTATGAATCTATCATCTAAcgttgaaacaaaaaattatgaacaTGGACGGCGATAAGGTGATAAACTCAACGATATGTTTTAGCTTTATAGCAAGTTTCATTCCATAGTTTAGATACTAATCTTACGGGACCTTTTCCCATATTACTTGGagaattaaattttatgaaaatgaagTGTTATGAATTCAGTCAAGATCTATTTTCTCTTAAGAAAATTCTTAATAGAGTTAACATACACAATATTATTTCATTCCAATACCTCTATAAATGCTATATAGTATCTACTAATAGATTTCAATAAAATGCTTTTGAAAAAGGTATTTTGGAGTCTTATTTTGAATGAAAAGAAGCTCTTTAAACAAATTTCTAAGGCATGGGCCCatgatttagccaatgtgccTAATGATATCTAAGGTTCTATTAACATTGGCCATATTAGCAAATGGTCGGGCTATGAAGCAACAACCTTTATATAAAGAATAATATGATTGAGTCTCTCTATTGAACCAATGTGGTTCATGGAAATATAAGTAATTAATCCCCTTAATTAGACTATCAGACTATGATTGAAGCCACTAACAAATTTCGGCGGCAGATCAAAAAGTCATTCAAACTAATTAATAGATTTTTCGTAAACTTTCCGGGGAATTGGAACCAAGCTTTATTAGTTTTAAGTTAACtttcttttcataaaaaataaatttgttataaaaaatgatatgctattagtttatgtatggtTAGTGGTCTTTCCTTTTCCATTGTAATCATTGTTCTGAATCTTTCATTCTATATGGTCACGCCACCATATCCCATATTCTcactttgttctttttcttttcttttattagataatttatataaactcatttgaatatatatagaaCTTTCGATTTTTTCAGAGCGAGATGCATGCATTgctttctttcgttttttttaagaaaagaatAATTGGCGTTTTTGTTGAACTTGCAGATGCATGTCATTAGTTTCATCCACGTTTCGATATCTCCCAAACGTTCAGTAGAAAGTTACCAACTTTTATAAGGTATGAGAAGTTCGGATTTCTGAAAACTAAACATTTATCTTAGACTATACTCAAGATATAGCTTTTGGTGTCAATCTCTAAAATCCTCGGtctttattgattatttacATGCATTCATTTGTTTAATCGAAGtcaaaagtttgagttttttttctctcgtgatgttttctctttttttttcctcaacctaattaataaatattccattatatatttatatatataggcaatcatatatataaaagtaaagttcCAGTCTTTCCTTATTGGttcacttggcaatgcaattttaacgaagaaaaaaattatattaatacacaaatttaaaaacaattaatttcacatttaactcaaataatataaaactgaaatctttatagcttctccttataaattatgcattaactttatttctccactaagttgtattaatcaattgtattaaaacaaaacaataaattagaattgtaactctcatttttctaaatgtattttttcatcatttctcttcctatagaTACTCATTATCTTANNNNNNNNNNNNNNNNNNNNNNNNNNNNNNNNNNNNNNNNNNNNNNNNNNNNNNNNNNNNNNNNNNNNNNNNNNNNNNNNNNNNNNNNNNNNNNNNNNNNNNNNNNNNNNNNNNNNNNNNNNNNNNNNNNNNNNNNNNNNNNNNNNNNNNNNNNNNNNNNNNNNNNNNNNNNNNNNNNNNNNNNNNNNNNNNNNNNNNNNNNNNNNNNNNNNNNNNNNNNNNNNNNNNNNNNNNNNNNNNNNNNNNNNNNNNNNNNNNNNNNNNNNNNNNNNNNNNNNNNNNNNNNNNNNNNNNNNNNNNNNNNNNNNNNNNNNNNNNNNNNNNNNNNNNNNNNNNNNNNNNNNNNNNNNNNNNNNNNNNNNNNNNNNNNNNNNNNNNNNNNNNNNNNNNNNNNNNNNNNNNNNNNNNNNNNNNNNNNNNNNNNNNNNNNNNNNNNNNNNNNNNNNNNNNNNNNNNNNNNNNNNNNNNNNNNNNNNNNNNNNNNNNNNNNNNNNNNNNNNNNNNNNNNNNNNNNNNNNNNNNNNNNNNNNNNNNNNNNNNNNNNNNNNNNNNNNNNNNNNNNNNNNNNNNNNNNNNNNNNNNNNNNNNNNNNNNNNNNNNNNNNNNNNNNNNNNNNNNNNNNNNNNNNNNNNNNNNNNNNNNNNNNNNNNNNNNNNNNNNNNNNNNNNNNNNNNNNNNNNNNNNNNNNNNNNNNNNNNNNNNNNNNNNNNNNNNNNNNNNNNNNNNNNNNNNNNNNNNNNNNNNNNNNNNNNNNNNNNNNNNNNNNNNNNNNNNNNNNNNNNNNNNNNNNNNNNNNNNNNNNNNNNNNNNNNNNNNNNNNNNNNNNNNNNNNNNNNNNNNNNNNNNNNNNNNNNNNNNNNNNNNNNNNNNNNNNNNNNNNNNNNNNNNNNNNNNNNNNNNNNNNNNNNNNNNNNNNNNNNNNNNNNNNNNNNNNNNNNNNNNNNNNNNNNNNNNNNNNNNNNNNNNNNNNNNNNNNNNNNNNNNNNNNNNNNNNNNNNNNNNtaatatatatatatatatatatatattttttatgatttgaggtttttgaaaacaaaaagaacataattaaacaattggttttttgtgtctttaatcaaaataaaaaatgatccaaaaaacaaaacatattcaactggaacttaaatataaaaataaaatataattttaaaaatatcatttcactaaattctctaaagatgaaaccattagtatgaaatctagcactataaattaaattgatgagtgaaaaccaaaaaaatataagttatccttgggattttaaaaattattaagattgaagaattcatataattttataagaaaactaatttagtttgtcacttaaaaagtaatattatttattttgaaatattatgtgtaagtgttgagtttattttttaacatcTGACTTTATTATCTTGAATCAGAAAATACATAGTTATTCATGAACATACACATACAATCAATAGTTAGGTAAAACGAAATAATCGAAAAAGTGAAATTACACGCTGCTTCCTTTACTAGGTAAGACTTATACGCTAACAGAGtaataaatctgttattttccttcttcgtcttcgtctttgatcttcttttgGCTATCATCTTTTTGATGAAACTCCAATAATTTCTTCGAAAATCATTAGTTGCGATCCATCTGTTACATCGTAAACCATATACATATTGCCATCTCTTGCACCAAGAAATGACATCTTTCTTGATTGTAGATAATATCCATGATTGTGGATATAGTGATAAACATTTTCTGACCTGCTTTTCATATAAATATCCCTTCCTCCTAGTCTCCAATATCAGTGTGTCTCCCCAACATCCATATAATTGTTGCACTGGTTCTATTTTGGAACACCGTATATATGGTAAATTACTAACCTTGTATGCACTGATAATGGAGGCAAATACGATTCCAAAACCAACATCTCGTACTATTCTCCATGGTGGTTTCCACGGTGGTTTCTTCCAAAGCAAAGCCGTTAGGATTTGCCCATAAAATTGCAGAAGTATGAAACAACAACCAATGGAATATGAATCCATGGGAAAGACAACGCCGGCCGATGCAACCGGAAGAACACCGCCAGTGGTTAGACGACTAAACGAATCATCACCGAACGGAAGATAACACCTCTGTTGAGAGGGACAATGGACGAGAGAAAAAATTATCcatatttgcttcttcttcttccaagtcGAAATAGAAATAGTTCCCCAAATTTCTGAAATATTTTGACAGATTTTGATATCTGAAAGTTTGGGGGAAAAAAGTTTTCGATTGGTAAAAGGGAAGCAAATGGAATCAATTCGCTGAAGGTGATTCTCAATCTTATCATGGGGAAGCCTGCAGATTACTCCGTTGGGAATATGTCGCTGGACAATTGCTTCACCAGAGAAAATAAGAGCAGTTAATAGACCCAAGAGACGCCATAAAGGACAAGTCTCGAAGGAGAGAGAACAGAGCATTTTAGGTTGGATATATGTTTATTGTTATATTCAGCCACTATATtcagtgttgagtttatatcaacaaacaaccaaatcatgtgaattttgattcagccacttggtattccttttattttaggttataaaaaattaaaatatttatttataattaaagacatgtaactccatttaactcaaatgtaactcctatccaataattgtacattaattcattcctcctactaacttattatctttcaagagaaattatttttggttaaattttaatattttttatttattttggttggctaaacttatattcatattttggttggctaaattaatatatttctcatgtaaaattattgtttataatatatttctcatttcaaagtttaaagcaatatatcatatatataaatgtaaggttttggtctctccttattggttgattttcatttaatgttttctaattttttttttttttttttttctaattgctttaaacaatatttaagacccaataaacacaatacatttaactcacacattaaaataaaattataactgaaaataaaataaattatgcattaatcatattctaccactcaattttattcaaacacaataaattactattgtaactccatagttctaaatgtaacttccatcatttcttatcatataaataagcattctctcaatctatcattctctcatattgacattcttttactatctcattttcacattctctcattctcttctacaatacctcaaatcatttttcattttttttgttatttttgatttcttatttttgttgtatgggttgtaaaaaaaaagaaatatcattgtaaattgttaatgctaaattttaattttagagactacatgatatatattttacattgttcttattttaaaagatttatctcctttatctaatttggattattatcttataagtaatcattctctcttcctctcccaccaatatcaaatgttgttatatctcatatgtgttgtaagagtttgattctatattttaatttagaaagtattatatatatatagatattacattgttctattttttaaagattcatctccattatctaatttggattaccatcttatagtaaacattctctcctcctctcctaccaatatcaaatgttgttatatctcatatgtgttgtaacttgtaagagtttgattctatattttaatgtagaaagtattatatatatttaacattgttttcaatttttattttatttatataaaaaaatatttcttttatatttcttgcctttctaatctattcatatttattttttaaatttgcatagttaaatttaaattcacatatgttggttttaacaaaacaatcaactttatttgagaattagatgttcctattcatttttaaacgatcaatgtgtaacatataagcattttgtcttgcaatcacaagttccatttccattgcttaactccatggttaaactataatatatgttgtcctatttgtaggaataacaacatacttatttaatttatttaaaagagcagatgattaaacgaaataaacatttctccaaattttataattcaatcagtgagtgtacttattactttgaaaaacttttacattgaagttcataaaatcatataagaaaactaaaatactatatcacttcaaatttggaaggaaacacttggtattccttttaaaaaaagtcaagacacatataaaaatttattaatatttaactcactttaaagacattaaaggtcatttaactcaaaaataacttctatccaataatttcatacattcctcccacaaataaatatatatatatatatatatgttcaagattgtatttaaatattacataattttttagttagctaaatttatagtcacatatatacaatatatatacataagaatttatattacttattaacaccattaTTTGACCCATTATTTtcttaactcaatattggtttcaaagccaagtaaagaaaaacataaacgatcttattgatattagaccaaaacatgggcatacaaacataatcacttacacggaagatatttttaaaaaataacttattattgcaacatcaacgtatgaagggtttacataagcagttaattagaaaatctataatacaataaatgtattggaaacaatatcagtcaatgataagattggatcctcaaaagcaagaaacaacatcttcataattcataaaaaataaacgccacaattatacacatttGAACGAAAtagtataaacatatagtgtataaataaaagtgacgacaaagcccgtatatgcctaattaaaacgaaataatacaaaaaagaaaacgaaaaagaccaaaaaaaccaagaaagtgccaactacaccacaacccacgcgttgcatggggaagcacctagtataTTATTAATTGCAAACTTTGTGATAGATTTGTGACaatataaaaacataacaatatgtgtgaagtgatcttagtgcagtggctaaaggtaagtccttaatgcacaagacaccatcacacccgggatcgagtcttgCTTTCTACGAATAtagggattaggctaatgggccggcctatTGTAGCTCAatggttgaaaaagaaaaaacataacaatatttaattttgtaaaagaatTTCAGTGGTTGGATTGGATATTTTTTAATCaccagaattttttttggttaaattggatattttttaaaccaaagtTGAGTCGGTTAAATTGGATATTTTTTAATCaccagaaatttttttttttttttggtgaggtTTTAATCACCAGAATTGATAATATAGTttgttgtttataaaattttctttttttagtttagtcACCCGCTATCGCCCGTAAGCGTTGGCAATTACAAATGTTGCGAAAGTGAACATTTAAAATTTAGCAATTCTGAACATATCACAGTAATGAACAATATACCTTATTGGTTTTAAACTCTAACAACCACAAACACATGCAAACTTAACCAGTCAAGCCCTTAATACCATTAAaggaacacaaacacaaaccattTTTAATGATTAGAAGTAAGGTTATACTAGACCCACTTTTTACTGCAATTATGATATTCATTTATTATTAACTAAGACAAGAAAATCTAATCCTACAAAATCCCCAAACTTCACATCACAAACTTAGAtgttgctttaaaaaaaaaattcaagatatCCAACTACACAactcttataatttgtttttaatattaccGACAACAGTAAGGTAAGTAATATGTATAGGAGGCAAATATTAACCATCCAATATAATACTGGTGAACAAGTGGTTGAAAAATGGAAACAATATACAATGattatttttctgtttcttttgtagaaaccataattttcattaaaactAAAGACCATAGTTTAGGGGGTAAAGCtccaaaattccaaaaataatgcttcaaaaatgatatttaacTTGAGACAAGTtacatatacaaaataataaatgaataataataaaaaatacatatcatttgtgactatttttgttctattttaacCATAGTTAGGAAAAACATTTCAACTTTGAGACAGTTTGGAACCTAATATGATATGATCTACTCCAAAGAATATCAAATATCTAATTTCATGACCcgttatatttttgtttgtttcatttttttttccaactttttatgTTCAAAGATGAAATTTTACGAATTTGGAAtctaatatgcaaaagattacAATGTTTGGATTAATTTACCAAAATCCGATAAACAATAATCTAGAACTCATTGAttcaaaaacacatataaaatcttataatctAGATTTGAAtctaaatattcaaaaaaaaaatgatatgtatgCAAAATCCTAATTGAATAAAAGGAaatgaataagaataaaattatgtattcaaagagtttcaaaaaatggttttataacCCAACCTtattttacatgttttgtttcttaggtacaaaattgtttttttttttgtttatatatttatttctttctttaatatcttttttttaaaaaaattaataataatatagagagAGGAAGGtgaatccaaaaagaaaaaaccaactTTGGGAAGCAGGGAAGTATGCTACGTGTCAAGCAGATATTAGCCGGTAGTCCAATTGACGTTCGTGTTACGGTAAGATccattttttgatttttcttcccacaagaagcagagagagagaggtccaCATGTACTCCTCCTCCtctcacatctctctctctcttctcttcttctctcttctctctcgtcttcttcgtcttctggtTAAATTCTCTTTCTCGGAGGTGACCGTTTCTTCACTCCTAAAATCCGAAGATTTATTGTTTTCACTGGTACGTCTATTTCATCCCCCGTCTCTATCATTGTGTtaggtttttgattttgattaattgCGGATTTTTAGggatttctctgttttttttaatcttttggcTTTCATCACAATTTCATCATCCCGTCTCTCTCTGTGGAGTTCTGATTTTGGCtcttctttttgggtttttttttttttatttcgatCGGAATTTTTTGTGGATCTTTGGGATCCGATTTCGAGGTTTGTCTCAATTTGAGGATGAGAATGTGAGATTTAGgggattttaattttcattatttggGCGTTTATTGCATTACATGTGTGGGATGTGATcgataatttgattttttttttttttttgcgcaaTCGAGTCGGTGACCTGTTGAAATCGAGATCATTAATTTGATTCATGTTTTGGTATTTCCAGGTGTTTGCTTGGAAGTGAGATTTAACCTCAAGGAGGCAAAGCGAGAGAGAGAATCTTATAATTTTTGGTGGATAATGTTCTTGGACGATATGCATATGGTTCCAGTGCAACGCGGCTTTAAGGGTCGTAATCAGATGAAATATCTGAGGTATTGAAAATACTGATGAGCACTTGGTCAAAAACCTGGAGAAGCAACCCTTTGTGTCTATTTTGTAGATAattaggctttttttttgtttgctaataCAGTTAAAAAGGGGTTTGTTAGCGATTGATTGATCTATAATGGCTATTGCTGGCCTGCAAAACATTTTGGCGATTGATTCATCTTTCCCACGGGACTCTGAGGTTCGGGGTTCTAGACAGAGGGAAAATGATGGAAGGTCAAGCGTCCGGGCATCCTCACTTCTACAGATGTGGAGAGAACTTGAGGATGATCACGTGATGGGTCATGCTCGTGAGAGAGATGGTGACAGGAGGactgcttcttctccttcgtctaATGCTTCGAGGGGAAATGTTTGTGACAGTAATATTAGTGCACATGATATTGTTAGAGATAGTGTAAATCTGGCTGAGAGTGAACTTGGTGGATGGTCCCCTACCCCGAGTCATGTTGAGTCTCATAACTCGAGTGAGGATCTTGGTCCTTTTCAGAGCGAGCACTTTTCTGATCTCGGGATGGTTGAAAGGGAAAGAGTTAGACAAATTTTCCGTGAGTGGATGAGCTCTGGGACAGGTCAACATACTTCCTCTGATTCCCACACTACCAACAGCACAAGAGCAGAATGGCTTGGTGAAACTGAACAGGAAAGGGTGAGGATCATAAGGGAGATGGTTCAGATGAATAGCCAGCAGAGACCTGTTCTTGGTGATCTTAGGGACGAACAACCTATTGAAGTTGTTAACCAGATTGAAAGAGTACTTGATGGAAGGGTTGTTAATGCGAACTGCATCCAAAATGAAAATGCTAGAAGAGGTATACGCAAGTTATGTGGTAGGCAAGTGTGGGTGGATATGTTAAAAATGGCTGAGAGGGAAAGGCAAACAGAGCTACAGGGTTTGACGCAGCATCATGCTGTATCAAACTTTGCTCACCGCAACCGCATTCAGGTTTGTTCATTAAACTTCTTTATTGTTTCCTGCCTTATTGTTACTGTCTCTCAGACATTAAATATGTACATGTTGTCCAAAATCACTATGTCAGATACACATACAGTCAACTCAATTaccaatttcttttaattacatACAGGCCCCAGCCTATCCTAAGATTTTACATTCGTGTATCTGGAATAAATGTAAACTCTATAGTTAGCACTAGCTCTAGATGCAACTTTGAACCTTTTTCTCAGACAAACGATGACTGAAAGCTGTGTAGTCACTTTGTTTGTCTAATATGATTAAGAGGAAGTATAAAATGACGAAAATGATTAATATGATTCTAACTTGACGTTTGAGTCATAGGAGTTGATGGATATGCTGAGCATCATAGTtacttctttatatttttatgttatcttCTTGTTTATCACATTACAAGTCAGCTTAACTGGCACATTGGTTGTTTGAAGTCTGGTGTTGAGAGTTGAATCTATGTATCTAACTGTATCTCTTGGGTTTTTGTAGACATAGCTTGAAATCATGATCTTTAATTGCTTTTTCAGGCATTGCTAAGGGGGAGATTCTTACGAAATGGTGACAACGATGATAAAGAGAAACCAACATCATCTGCAGCTACTGAGTTGGGCTTTCTAAGAGAAAGGCACACTGTATCTGAGCTGAGGTAGCTAATTCATCtgtattaatatatttgttcatatttttgtgtatttttggaagctttcctttctttctttttctttttctctttagtAGGTCTACTATATATCTGTGGGTCAATATCAAATGCAGATCTTATGCTTTCAAACCTTTATGATTTTTATGGATTAATGGATCTAGTAAATTTTGGAGTTCTTCCGTTCTTTGTTGGCCTTGTCCATCCTGAAGTTAAAGCCAGTCCCATTTTGTATGAGTCTTTATCTGTATACTTTTTGTTTCATCTTATAAGTGCAACTTGACACTGAAATCGAGACTTCTGTTGCTTTAGAGCGATTAAGAACGTAATTACTTACTGTGTATTTTTCTATCCCAGGGAGGAATTTATATCCAGACTTGACCGATCTGTCTCTGGTCAAGCGAGCAGCAGTCACTCGGAGACCTCATCAAATgctgaaaatgatgataatagAGGTGAACAAAACGATCTAAATTGTCTAGATAGCATCAATGATGCAGGCGGTGGCTCAGATCAAAATGGCAGAGAGGCTGAAAACCAATGTTCAGTGGATGAGATAACTAATTCCAGACGCTGTAATAACCGGAGCACAAGTTTGGAAGAAAGGACGGCACGTGTAGAAGATTGGCAACGGTCagaaattgatgatttttctctAAGAAGAAATGATGCTGAAGTGGACCTCAATAGCCATCAAAGGGAGGATGCTACTGggtgttcatcctcttcaattCATGGAGACGAGATCAGACATGGCTGTCAGTTTCGAGAAACTATGGATATACCTTATGAACAGTCTCTGCAAAGTTCCGAAGAAATTGCCACCATGAGACTGATAAACAGGACAACAAATTTCCAGGAAAATCTGGTTGAAAGCATTAATCTAACTGTCCCTCTAGAGGAACAAACCGAGGAGGAGATTATGGGAAACGAAGAATCCGATTGGCAACTTATCAATGGTGAAACCAGTGCATGGAGAGATGACGCTGAGGAGGAGGCAGATACAGATGTTCCTGAGAGTTTTCCAAATCAGTTATCCCAGATATCATCCGTGGACGAGGACAGAGAAGCCCACGCCCGCACAGAACTCACAGAGATGCAGCCTGATGATGCTGATCTCCAAAGCACAATACAAGACTGGTCGGAAGAACATTCTGATCAGGACACAGTTTCAGTTGGAAGGGCTGACACATTCTTTCCTCCGGATGATAACGAGAACATGGAACTCAGAGAACTCTCTAGCAGGTAATACTTTAGTAAATTTTTGCCATAATGGCCACACTTTTCAACCTCATTTTATATATCTGATGCTCGCTGTTGGCTACAGGAGACGTGTCTCAAATCTTCTGCAAAGCGGGTTTAGGGAAAATCTTGACCAGTTGATACAATCCTACATGGATAGAAGAAGCCGAAATCCTGTGGAGTGGGAAGAACACGAGACTTATTCTGACAATACATTAGTAGGTGAAGATATAGAACAGCAGGATGATGCTCAGAGTGGTGGTCAAGAACTTGATGCTGTTGAGTCTCCTCCTTTGTCTCTACCCTCCCCAGTGATCCCTATTCAGCCACGGTGGGAGCATGATCGATCCAATTCAAACTGGCCGGCACATGATTTGCATCAGGGCATTGGAATGGTAAGACATTGTCTCAAAGTGGATCCTTAGGGTGAAGGATACAAAGGCaattgtctgtttttttttgaagttaaagGAACTCATTGGTTGACATATTATGTGCTGGTGCTATTATTTGTTAACTTTAATCAACAATGTCTCTGAAGGATTGGGATTCGATCAACGATTTGAGGGTTGATATGGGTAGAATACAGCAAAGGATGGATAACTTGCAGAGAATGCTGGAGGCTTGCATGGAAATGCAACTTGAGTTGCAAAGGTCCATAAGACAAGAAGTCTCTGCTGCGATGCACCGCTCTGCTGACCAATCAGGTTTTCTATCAGTCTCAagtcactttatgaatttacaTATGAGGATTTACAATTAGGTTTTCTTTNNNNNNNNNNNNNNNNNNNNNNNNNNNNNNNNNNNNNNNNNNNNNNNNNNNNNNNNNNNNNNNNNNNNNNNNNNNNNNNNNNNNNNNNNNNNNNNNNNNNNNNNNNNNNNNNNNNNNNNNNNNNNNNNNNNNNNNNNNNNNNNNNNNNNNNNNNNNNNNNNNNNNNNNNNNNNNNNNNNNNNNNNNNNNNNNNNNNNNNNNNNNNNNNNNNNNNNNNNNNNNNNNNNNNNNNNNNNNNNNNNNNNNNNNNNNNNNNNNNNNNNNNNNNNNNNNNNNNNNNNNNNNNNNNNNNNNNNNNNNNNNNNNNNNNNNNNNNNNNNNNNNNNNNNNNNNNNNNNNNNNNNNNNNNNNNNNNNNNNNNNNNNNNNNNNNNNNNNNNNNNNNNNNNNNNNNNNNNNNNNNNNNNNNNNNNNNNNNNNNNNNNNNNNNNNNNNNNNNNNNNNNNNNNNNNNNNNNNNNNNNNNNNNNNNNNNNNNNNNNNNNNNNNNNNNNNNNNNNNNNNNNNNNNNNNNNNNNNNNNNNNNNNNNNNNNNNNNNNNNNNNNNNNNNN
This genomic window contains:
- the LOC104786930 gene encoding uncharacterized protein LOC104786930 (The sequence of the model RefSeq protein was modified relative to this genomic sequence to represent the inferred CDS: added 269 bases not found in genome assembly), producing MAIAGLQNILAIDSSFPRDSEVRGSRQRENDGRSSVRASSLLQMWRELEDDHVMGHARERDGDRRTASSPSSNASRGNVCDSNISAHDIVRDSVNLAESELGGWSPTPSHVESHNSSEDLGPFQSEHFSDLGMVERERVRQIFREWMSSGTGQHTSSDSHTTNSTRAEWLGETEQERVRIIREMVQMNSQQRPVLGDLRDEQPIEVVNQIERVLDGRVVNANCIQNENARRGIRKLCGRQVWVDMLKMAERERQTELQGLTQHHAVSNFAHRNRIQALLRGRFLRNGDNDDKEKPTSSAATELGFLRERHTVSELREEFISRLDRSVSGQASSSHSETSSNAENDDNRGEQNDLNCLDSINDAGGGSDQNGREAENQCSVDEITNSRRCNNRSTSLEERTARVEDWQRSEIDDFSLRRNDAEVDLNSHQREDATGCSSSSIHGDEIRHGCQFRETMDIPYEQSLQSSEEIATMRLINRTTNFQENLVESINLTVPLEEQTEEEIMGNEESDWQLINGETSAWRDDAEEEADTDVPESFPNQLSQISSVDEDREAHARTELTEMQPDDADLQSTIQDWSEEHSDQDTVSVGRADTFFPPDDNENMELRELSSRRRVSNLLQSGFRENLDQLIQSYMDRRSRNPVEWEEHETYSDNTLVGEDIEQQDDAQSGGQELDAVESPPLSLPSPVIPIQPRWEHDRSNSNWPAHDLHQGIGMDWDSINDLRVDMGRIQQRMDNLQRMLEACMEMQLELQRSIRQEVSAAMHRSADQSGPSKETESYESKWEYVRKGICCVCCESNIDSLLYRCGHMNTCEKCAKKLVEAGGKCPMCQAPVIEVVRAYSIL